One part of the Dermacentor andersoni chromosome 2, qqDerAnde1_hic_scaffold, whole genome shotgun sequence genome encodes these proteins:
- the LOC140216034 gene encoding uncharacterized protein → MNFTGLAPPPFVLPTPGRPSLPWEQWEQMFNVYLLASGAAAFKPEQRKAILLHCLGAEGQRIYQTLHAGTSAAAPAAPSAAARADDKSAVAPPDEYDSEFAALRLQFSTSRNVIIERHRFHCRSQHTGESVHDFVAVLRQLASHCSFASQDDALRDQFVAGVASPRVRERLLLEGSTLSFENSVRIALQFEQAAEELKELSASVEAISLRQRRKPSSHSSKKKGIHDRQPP, encoded by the coding sequence ATGAACTTCACCGGGCTTGCTCCGCCGCCGTTTGTCCTTCCGACGCCCGgccgtccctcattgccatgggagcagtgggagcagatgttcaacgtgtacttgctggcatccggagccgccgcattcaagccggagcaacgcaaggctattcttttgcattgtttgggggcggagggccagcgtatttatcagacgctacatgcagggacgagcgccgcagcaccggccgcgccaagtgccgcagcacgcgccgatgacaagtctgccgtggcccctcctgacgaatacgactcTGAATTCGCCGCATTACGGCTAcagttttcgacgtcgcgcaacgttatcatcgagcgtcatcgctttcactgccgcagccaacacacaggcgagtccgttcatgactttgttgccgTTCTACGGCAGCTAGCGTCACATTGCtcgtttgcctcgcaagatgatgctttgcgggaccaattcgttgccggcgtagcttcccctcgcgtacgtgagcggttactgctcgagggttccacactttcattcgagaattctgttcgaattgcacttcagtttgagcaggcggctgaagagctaaaggagctttctgcttcggtcgaagcaatttcattgcggcagcgtcgaaaaccatcgtcgcattcttcgaaaaaaaaaggaattcacgaccggcagccaccgtag